A window of the Pyrodictium abyssi genome harbors these coding sequences:
- a CDS encoding DNA double-strand break repair nuclease NurA, giving the protein MPRLAGDWFIDLFTSEAEKLIESLRSRSGGRQVDVPPAYWWIPGLPEPRGGRGPVAAVDGGGGLEPLGGSGAVYIARAYGYVEGGEPERGLELRFYPVRETRVLDALRSWLEHRIAVRLAYRLPPGSILLMDGSLWATVTAGLTALARLASRGVQSLSWVYTALLSGYMLAEVSGLARAARERGITVAYVSKDHGLRALKEKVLLEAVAERVRALQPLVSRALDYYPLALREQLLEARRLVPSELRGVFDAALDMSYRDTSFLNDTAGPGLGYSWLLRMPPPQKLSQALARGGVRGLIERAAARAEALLAEEPEAEEFRSLAERLPRLLDELPCSRMFYVRLGVGDHPLLVELPGEPGCYYSPGRVLEEPGGLVEEVVAVLRSGYAGPEYYNVQLIAAHMNATLSSSQLASYMRLLEQLAAARGLQLRLARRSLISRSLPRKRRRLV; this is encoded by the coding sequence GTGCCGAGGCTGGCTGGCGACTGGTTCATAGACCTGTTTACCAGCGAGGCTGAGAAGCTCATAGAGTCGCTACGTAGCCGCTCGGGGGGCCGCCAGGTCGACGTGCCGCCGGCCTACTGGTGGATACCGGGCCTCCCCGAACCCCGGGGGGGCAGGGGCCCGGTGGCTGCGGTCGACGGTGGGGGCGGGCTGGAGCCCCTCGGCGGCTCGGGCGCCGTCTACATAGCGAGGGCCTACGGCTACGTGGAGGGCGGGGAGCCAGAGAGGGGGCTCGAGCTACGCTTCTACCCCGTCCGCGAGACACGTGTCCTCGACGCGCTGAGGAGCTGGCTCGAGCACCGTATCGCTGTGCGCCTCGCCTACCGGCTGCCGCCAGGCAGCATACTACTCATGGACGGTAGCCTATGGGCCACCGTGACCGCGGGGCTAACAGCGCTCGCTAGGCTCGCCTCCCGGGGAGTGCAGAGCCTGAGCTGGGTCTACACGGCGCTGCTAAGCGGCTACATGCTCGCCGAGGTCTCGGGGCTCGCCAGGGCCGCGAGGGAGCGCGGGATAACCGTGGCCTACGTGTCCAAGGACCACGGGCTCCGGGCGCTCAAGGAGAAGGTCCTCCTGGAGGCTGTGGCCGAGAGAGTCCGGGCGCTCCAGCCCCTGGTGTCCCGGGCGCTCGACTACTACCCGCTAGCGCTCCGCGAGCAACTCCTCGAGGCACGCCGGCTAGTACCCAGCGAGCTACGAGGCGTCTTCGACGCCGCGCTGGACATGAGCTACCGGGACACAAGCTTCCTCAACGACACCGCGGGGCCAGGGCTGGGGTACAGCTGGCTACTCCGCATGCCGCCGCCCCAGAAGCTCAGCCAGGCCCTCGCACGGGGAGGGGTGAGAGGGCTCATAGAGCGAGCTGCTGCTAGGGCTGAGGCCCTCCTGGCAGAGGAGCCGGAGGCCGAGGAGTTCCGCTCGCTGGCCGAGAGGCTCCCTAGGCTCCTCGACGAGCTCCCGTGCAGCAGGATGTTCTACGTGAGGCTCGGTGTCGGCGACCACCCCCTCCTCGTCGAGCTGCCAGGGGAGCCCGGCTGCTACTACTCCCCAGGCCGGGTCCTCGAGGAGCCCGGCGGCCTCGTAGAGGAGGTCGTCGCTGTGCTGAGGAGCGGGTACGCTGGCCCCGAGTACTATAACGTCCAGCTGATAGCCGCGCATATGAACGCTACGCTGTCCTCGAGCCAGCTAGCAAGCTACATGAGGCTACTCGAGCAGCTCGCTGCCGCCCGGGGGCTCCAGCTGAGGCTAGCCCGCCGGAGCCTCATCAGCCGTAGTCTTCCTCGTAAGCGCCGCCGGCTCGTCTAG
- a CDS encoding ATP-binding protein: MCFSDREQEAGKLLGLYRRGAAVPILVYGPEGSGKSTLLRYIVWRVDRDGGLGVYIDALSGGDLEEAIYPLTSAMRSILADLLAGTAPPLGRVLAVRLWDLLRGLLMRAEAERRRVLVVVDDVYRALGLEEAEAYTKRLYELLGRLYGLGVESALVVVATSEGASRRLLARHSYASTSLLWNLAREGLGELLSQIEAPIGAEEAWRITGGNPRLLGRLAELEWSPGRLVEELAEQRLAEALEAVGREALEKLAEDPDSEPNAARRLEDMNLMIRLSRVASLSPPPEPDRELGVGRDWAWQTPAYRLAALHLLERR, encoded by the coding sequence GTGTGCTTCTCCGACCGCGAGCAGGAGGCCGGGAAGCTGCTCGGCCTCTACCGCCGCGGAGCAGCTGTCCCAATTCTGGTCTACGGGCCGGAGGGCTCCGGGAAGTCTACACTCCTCCGCTACATAGTGTGGCGTGTCGACCGGGACGGAGGGCTCGGCGTGTACATCGACGCGCTCTCGGGTGGCGACCTCGAGGAGGCTATATACCCGCTGACCAGCGCTATGCGCAGCATCTTAGCCGATTTGCTCGCTGGTACTGCTCCGCCCCTCGGCCGTGTCTTGGCCGTGAGGCTCTGGGATCTCCTCAGAGGCCTGCTTATGCGGGCCGAAGCGGAGAGGAGGCGGGTCCTGGTTGTCGTGGACGACGTGTATAGAGCTCTAGGGCTCGAGGAGGCCGAGGCCTACACTAAGAGGCTCTACGAGCTCCTAGGGCGGCTCTACGGGCTAGGCGTTGAGAGCGCGCTAGTAGTGGTAGCGACCTCGGAGGGCGCGTCGAGAAGGCTGCTAGCCCGCCACAGCTACGCCTCGACGAGCCTGCTATGGAACCTGGCGCGGGAGGGGCTAGGCGAGCTACTATCCCAGATAGAGGCGCCCATCGGCGCCGAGGAGGCGTGGCGTATCACCGGCGGGAACCCGCGGCTACTGGGCCGGCTAGCCGAGCTAGAATGGAGCCCTGGAAGGCTCGTAGAGGAGCTCGCCGAGCAGAGGCTAGCAGAAGCCCTGGAAGCCGTAGGCAGGGAAGCCCTAGAGAAGCTCGCGGAGGACCCCGACTCGGAGCCCAATGCGGCCAGGAGGCTAGAGGACATGAACCTTATGATAAGGCTCAGCCGGGTCGCTAGCCTCTCTCCACCACCAGAGCCGGATAGGGAGCTGGGAGTAGGGAGAGACTGGGCATGGCAAACCCCCGCCTACAGGCTAGCCGCACTACATCTCCTAGAGCGGAGATAG
- a CDS encoding MFS transporter, with the protein MAIRGRSVAAGGLVVVLLFGVVSLLGDMSYEGFRSALPVLVPGGLELSGVAGLGEVVAWSLRPVTGLLADRLGAYWGFTVLGYSLIPLGILIASQGGPMIALGYGVERLGKALRSPSRDALLGGVAGRRRGLVFGLHEAMDQVGAVAGPMIAYTVFSRGLGLWLLAVPGLFTVPVLLLARRLCPSRAQPRPKKTGLRDALRGGWRASLYVVAAGTLAASPLAVEHVARVLGGVAAGSAPLLYAAAMLSDAVAAVPLGLLYDHWPRTAAAIPVALGVAAGAAVLIAGGSTAGALLAALLSGVAEAGFETVARAMVRGGAAGYGLYGLARGIAAAGSIALYSGIASLVAG; encoded by the coding sequence GTGGCGATACGTGGGCGCAGTGTGGCCGCCGGCGGCCTCGTCGTGGTGCTTCTCTTCGGCGTTGTGAGCCTGCTGGGCGACATGAGCTATGAGGGGTTCCGGAGCGCGCTACCAGTCCTGGTGCCCGGCGGGCTAGAGCTCAGCGGCGTAGCCGGCCTAGGCGAGGTCGTCGCGTGGAGCCTCCGCCCTGTCACCGGCCTCCTGGCCGACAGGCTCGGGGCCTACTGGGGCTTCACGGTGCTGGGTTACTCGCTGATACCCCTGGGGATCCTCATAGCCTCGCAAGGCGGCCCCATGATAGCGCTGGGCTACGGGGTCGAGAGGCTGGGTAAGGCGCTCAGGAGCCCTAGCAGGGACGCACTGCTAGGCGGGGTTGCCGGGCGGCGCCGCGGCCTAGTCTTCGGGCTACACGAGGCGATGGACCAGGTGGGCGCGGTCGCCGGGCCCATGATAGCCTACACAGTGTTCAGCCGGGGGCTCGGGCTCTGGCTGCTCGCAGTCCCTGGGCTCTTCACAGTCCCGGTGCTCCTGCTCGCCCGGAGGCTCTGCCCCAGCAGGGCCCAGCCCCGGCCGAAGAAGACGGGGCTACGCGACGCGCTCCGCGGCGGCTGGAGGGCCTCGCTCTACGTGGTGGCAGCAGGGACCCTAGCCGCCAGCCCTCTCGCAGTGGAGCACGTCGCGCGTGTACTAGGCGGGGTCGCTGCTGGCTCGGCGCCGCTGCTCTACGCTGCAGCTATGCTCTCCGACGCCGTAGCCGCTGTGCCTCTCGGCCTCCTCTACGACCACTGGCCCCGGACAGCCGCCGCCATACCGGTGGCCCTGGGCGTTGCTGCCGGCGCCGCTGTGCTGATTGCTGGCGGCTCCACGGCTGGGGCGCTACTGGCCGCGCTGCTTAGCGGAGTAGCGGAGGCCGGGTTCGAGACCGTAGCGCGGGCGATGGTGCGCGGCGGCGCGGCAGGCTACGGGCTGTACGGCCTAGCCCGCGGCATCGCGGCTGCAGGCTCCATAGCGCTGTACAGCGGCATCGCCTCGCTAGTAGCCGGCTAA